One genomic window of Anaerolineae bacterium includes the following:
- a CDS encoding CRISPR-associated negative autoregulator, Cst2 family yields the protein MAFVTGLFLIDAPASALNNLGNIPGERTDNTSGVKMIKARDGSYPYVSAQAFRYWLRTTLEKSDLGWKAAPIYREEKVAYTDANPILYWDDDLFGYMRAQSTKGSARAGREADVSRASETPTADTVTRVSPFRVSTLVSLAPVAVTQDFGVMARHEGDPVPFEHQFYRTTLKGLFSLDLAAAGTFSYIRKTGFRNLDDERIRLAQEKGLQHLENEKCYRLPKDERLKRICALFEGLSLLEGGAKQALHYTDVMPVVVVMAVTKGGNHIFGHIVKADPKGQPTFNDEAFQQAIEVFGQEILSPIYIGWTKGYLDEERSRLEEFAHQHKIKLNHPRLAFQELIQDMKQQPAWLE from the coding sequence ATGGCTTTTGTAACCGGTTTATTCCTCATTGATGCGCCTGCCTCGGCGCTGAATAACCTGGGCAATATCCCCGGCGAACGGACGGATAACACCAGTGGGGTGAAGATGATCAAAGCCAGAGATGGTTCATACCCCTACGTCTCTGCCCAGGCATTTCGCTACTGGCTGCGCACTACCTTAGAAAAATCCGACCTGGGTTGGAAAGCAGCCCCGATTTATCGGGAGGAAAAAGTCGCCTATACCGATGCCAACCCCATCCTGTATTGGGACGACGATTTATTTGGTTATATGCGGGCCCAATCAACCAAAGGTTCTGCCAGGGCCGGCCGCGAAGCCGATGTCAGCCGTGCCTCAGAAACCCCAACCGCCGATACCGTCACACGCGTCTCCCCCTTCCGCGTCAGCACCCTGGTCTCGCTGGCGCCGGTGGCGGTAACCCAGGATTTTGGCGTCATGGCGCGCCACGAAGGTGATCCGGTACCCTTCGAGCACCAGTTCTACCGCACCACCCTGAAAGGCTTGTTTTCCCTTGACCTGGCTGCCGCCGGTACCTTTAGCTATATCCGCAAGACCGGCTTTCGCAACCTGGACGACGAACGCATTCGCCTGGCTCAAGAGAAGGGCTTGCAGCACCTGGAAAATGAGAAATGCTACCGCCTGCCCAAGGATGAGCGCCTCAAGCGGATTTGCGCTCTCTTTGAAGGTTTATCGCTTCTCGAAGGAGGCGCAAAACAAGCCTTGCATTACACCGATGTCATGCCTGTCGTGGTTGTCATGGCGGTGACCAAAGGCGGCAACCACATCTTTGGGCATATCGTCAAAGCCGATCCAAAGGGTCAGCCCACTTTCAACGATGAGGCTTTTCAGCAGGCTATAGAAGTGTTTGGGCAGGAAATCCTCTCGCCGATTTATATCGGCTGGACAAAGGGCTACCTCGACGAAGAACGCAGCCGCCTGGAAGAATTTGCCCACCAGCATAAAATCAAACTCAACCATCCTCGCCTGGCATTTCAGGAGCTAATCCAGGACATGAAACAACAGCCAGCCTGGTTAGAATAG